The segment CCTCTGCCTCACCTTCAGCGGCCTGTCCAAGGCCTACCGCGTCGCCGGCTTCCGCTCCGGCTGGCTGGTCGTCACCGGCCCCCGGCAGCACGCCAAGAGCTACCTGGAGGGCCTGGTCACCCTCGCCTCGATGCGGCTGTGCCCCAACGTCCCCGCCCAGCACGCCATCCAGGCGGCGCTCAGCGGCCGCCAGAGCATCAAGGACCTCGTCCTGCCGGGCGGCCGCCTCCACGAGCAGCGCGACATGGCCTGGGAGAAGCTCAACGAGATCCCCGGCGTCTCCTGCGTCAAGCCCAAGGGCGCGCTCTACGCCTTCCCGCGCCTGGACCCCAAGGTCCATCCCATCCACGACGACGAGAAGTTCGTCCTGGACCTCCTGCTGCGCGAGAAGATCCAGGTCGTCCAGGGCACCGGCTTCAGCTGGCCCCGCCCCGACCACTTCCGCATCCTCACCCTCCCCCGCGCCGACGACCTGGACGCCGCGATCAGCCGGATCGGCCGCTTCCTGGCGGGCTACCGGCAATGAGCCCGGCGCGCTCCGCCACGGGTATTAACGCCGTGTGAAGCCTGCCCCCGGCCGGAAATACCGCCCGCGCGCGACCGGTTGCCGTCTCCGTCCAGAAGATCTTGCAACGGGGAGGGAAACGCATGCGCGCGATCGGATTCGACGTCAACGGCGGGCCGGAGGTACTCAGGGCCCTGGAGGTACCCGTGCCCGTGCCGGGCCCCGGACAGGTGCTGGTCCGGGTGGCGTACGCGGGGGTCAACTTCGCCGAGGTGCAGCACCGGCGTGGGGAGTTCGGGGAGCCGGACGGCCCCGGCGGGCTCGACATACCGGGGCTGGAGGTCTCCGGCCACGTCGCCGCCCTCGGCGAGGGCGTCACCGGCCTCACCGGGGGCGAGCCGGTCACCGCGTACCTGCCCGCCTTCGGGGGCTACGCCGAGTACGCCCTCGCGCCGGCCGCGTTCGTCCAGCCGCTGCGCACGCCCGCCGGCGACATCGGCCTGGACGCCGCCGGCGGAGTCGGCAGCGCCGCTGCGCAGCTCGCCCGCGCCCTCGGAGCCCGTACCGTCATCGGCACCGTCGGCTCGCCGGAGAAGGCCGAGTACGCGTCCGGGCTCGGCTACGACCGCGTACTGCTGCGCGAGGAGTTCGCCGACGCGGTGAGCGGCGTCGACCTCGTGCTGGACCCCATCGGCGGTCGCGGTCTACGGCGACGCCGGGCGGCACGACGACTGGGACACCTCGGTCTGGGACCTGTGGAAGCACAACCGGTCCGTCACCGGCTTCAACATCGGCGACCTCGCGCGCCGCGCGCCGGAGCTGCTCGCCGAGTACACCCGCGAGGCGCTGCAGCTGCTGGCGAAGGGCGAGATCCGCCTCGGCATCACCGGCGTCCTCCCGCTCGACGAGGCGGCACAGGCGCATGTCGCCCTGGAGTCGGGAGGCAGCACCGGCAAGCTGCTGCTGCGGGTGGGCGGGTAGGCCGGTGGTCAGTCCGACGGCACCGCCTCCAGGATCTGCAGGGGCGAGCGGGTGGCGACGACCTGGCCGAGCCGCAGTCCGGCCTTGCCGAGCAGTTGCGCGTACTCCTCCCGGGTGCGCTCGCGGCCGCCGAGGAGGGTGAGCATCACGACGTCGCGGAGCTTGGCCTCACCGGGGGTGTTGCCGGGCGGGACGACGGACTCGATGAGGAGGAGGCGGCTGCCGGGGGCCATGGCCCGCCGGCAGGCGGTGAGGATGCGCAGGGCGTCGTCGTCGGCCCAGTCATGGATGATCGACTTGAGGATGTAGAGGTCGCCCGCGGCGGGTATCTCGTCGAAGAAGTCGCCGCTGACGACCCGGCAGCGCGCGGACAGGCCCTCGGCCTCGAAGCGTCTGGCCGCGCCCACCACGACATGCGGCTGTTCCATCAGTACGCCCTCCGCCGCGGGGTGGGCCTTCAGCAGGTCGGCGAGCAGGGTGCCGTCGCCGCCCGCGACGTCGACCACGACGCGGGCGCCGGAGAAGTCGTACGCGCCGGTCACGGCCGCGCTCTCCAGCCGGCTGAACCCGGCCATCGCGCCGTTGAAGTGGCCGCCGACCTCCGGGTGGTCGCGGAGGTACTCGAACAGGGGCTGCCCGAAGGCCTCGGGGAAGGCGGGCAGGCCGGTGCGCAGGCTGTATCGGGCGTCCTGGAAGGTGCGGGAGACCACCGTGGACCACCTCAGCAGGTCCAGCAGCGACTGGGGGTGGTCGGAGCGCAGGCAGTCGCCGGTCGGGGTGAGGGAGAAGCGGCCCGCATCGTCCTCGGTGAAGATGCCCTGGCCGGCGAGGAAGCGCAGCAGCCGGTGGAGCGCGTCGGGGTCGCTGCCGGTGTCGGCGGCCAGGCCGGCGGCGTCGCGCGGGCCGGCGGCCAGGAGGTCGGCGATGCCGAGTTCGGCGGCCAACTGGAGCATGTGCCCGCAGATGTGGGCCTCGTTGATCTGCAGAATCCGCAGCACGCCTTCGAGCGCCGCCGGTTGCGCCGCCGGTTGGTCTGCCGGTTGGTCTGCCATCCTCGTCCTCTTTTCTGTTGATTCCCGCTTCCGCTGAGCCCGGTCCGTCGTCTCAGCCTGCCACGGGGCCGCGCCCGCGCGGCGGGGAACCTGTAAGGGACATCTGCCTCCCGGGGGTGGGGTTACCCCCACTCCCGGGGGAGGAGAAGCCCACCCCCGACTCACCGGGCAGCCGGATTCGTTGCCCGCGCCGACGGCCATAGCGTCGAGTGCGTAAGGCGGCGGTAAGAGACCGCCGCCGGGCATGAGCCGGTACGAGCCGGAATGTATGAGGGGGACGACGTGGCACGCACACACGGAAAAGCGGGCATCGCCGCCGCGATGGGCGGCTGGAGCGCCCGGCACCGCTGGCTGGCGGTCGGCGGGTGGCTGCTGTTCGTGGTCCTGGCGCTGGCCATCGGGTCGGTGGCCGGGCGGGTGGACACCACGGACAGCCAGGAGGTCCCGGGCGAGTACGGGCAGGCGGTGAAGATCCTGGACGAGGCGGGGCTGAACGACGGCCCGGCCGGGGAGATCGTGCTGGTCCAGTCGACCGGCGGGACGGTGAAGGCGACCGACCCGGCGTTCCGCACGGTGGTCGGCGGGGTGATCACGGCGGTGAAGGACACCGGCAAGGTCACCAACGTCCAGTCGCCGTACGACATCGACACGATCTCGGCGGACGGCAGGTCCGCCCTCGTCAGGTTCGACATGCTCGGCGACCCGGACACCGCGTCGGACCGGGTCGAGCCGGTCCTCGCCGCCGTGCGGGGCGTACAGGAGCAGCACAAGGACCTGCGGGTCGAGGAGTTCGGCGACGCCAGCTCCCAGAAGATCTTCGACGACGCCTTCGGCAGCGACTTCAAGCGGGCCGAGTACTCGGCGGTGCCGGTCGCGCTCGGCATCCTGCTGATCGCCTTCGGCGCGCTGGTCGCCGCGCTGCTGCCGGTGGCACTGGCGATGACGGCGTTCCTGGCGACGACCGGGCTGGTGGCCGTGGTCAGCCACCTGATGCCGATGAACGACACCGCCAACTCCGTGATGCTGCTGGTGGGTCTGGCCGTCGGCGTCGACTACTGCCTGTTCTACGTACGCCGCGAGCGCGAGGAACGTGCCGCCGGGCACGACGCGCAGACCGCGCTGCGCATAGCGGCCGCGACCTCCGGGCGGGCCATCCTGGTCTCCGGGGTGACGGTGATCGTGGCGATGGCGGGCATGCTGTTCACCGGGCTCGCCGACTTCCAGGCGATGGGCCTGGCCACGATGATGGTGGTGGCCGTCGCGATGTTCGGCTCCGTGACCGTGCTGCCCGCGGTGCTGTCGCTGCTGGGCGACCGGGTCGAGAAGGGCCGTATCCCGTTCCTGAACCGCCGCAAGCGCACGCCGCACGGGCAGCAGGGGCAGCACGGGCAGCGTGCGCAGCATGCGCCGGTCGAGAGCCGCTTCTGGCGGGCCGTGCTCGCACGCGTCCTGCGCAGGCCGGGTCTGTCGGCGGCGCTCGCCGGCGGCGTGCTGATCGCCATCACGATCCCGGCCGCCGGGCTGCACACCGCGAACCTGTCGCTCGACCAGGATCTCGGCGACAGCTTCCCGATCGTCCGGGCGTACGACCACATCAACGAGGCCTTCCCCGGCGGTCCGGCGCCCGCGCGGATGGTCGTGAAGGCCGACGACATCACCTCGCCCGCCGTGAAGAAGGCGGTCGACGCCTTCCGCACCGAGGCCCTCGCCAAGGGCGCCACCAAGGGCCCGGTCGAGGTGACCTGGCACAACAAGGAGAACGTGGCGGAAGTCGCCATCCCGCTGGTCGGCGGCTCGGACCAGGACAGGGCGGAGAAGTCGCTGCGGCTGCTGCGCGACACCGTGCGGCCGGACACCCTGGGCAAGGTGACGGTGGCCGGGTTCAGCGCGCCGATCGGCGGTGACACGGCCGCGTCCATGGACTTCAACGAGAAGATCAGCAGCAGCGTGCCCCCGGTCTTCGCCTTCGTGGTCGTGTTCGCCTTCCTGCTGATGCTGATGTCGTTCCGCTCGCTGACGATCGCGCTGACCTCCATCGCGCTGAACCTGCTGTCGGTGGGCGCCGCGTACGGAATCCTCACCGTCGTCTTCCAGCACGGCTGGGGCGCCGGCCTGGTCGGCGCGACGGGCGTGGGCGCGGTGGAGTCCTGGCTGCCGCTGTTCCTGTTCGTGATCCTCTTCGGGCTGAGCATGGACTACCACGTGTTCGTGGTGTCCCGGATCCGCGAGGCGCGCATGCGCGGGCTCACCACGCGCGGCGCGATCGAGCACGGCATCGTGACCACGGCGGGGGTCGTCACCAGCGCCGCCGTGATCATGGTCGCGGTCTTCGCGATCTTCGGGACGCTGTCCATGCAGAGCATGAAGCAGATGGGCGTCGGCCTGGCCGCGGCCGTCCTCATCGACGCCACCGTGATCCGCGGCGTACTCCTCCCGGCCGTCATGGCGCTGCTCGGCGAGCGCAACTGGTACCTGCCGAAGTGGCTCGGCTGGCTGCCGGACATGACACACGACGAGGCGCTCGCCGCCCCGCCTGCCCCTGAGGCTCCCGAGGCGACCCGCCCGCAAGCGGCCGTACGCGGCTGAGACCGTACGCAGCCGACACCGCCGCATGGGCCCCGTCCTGTCGGGTGACAGGATGGGGCCCATGACCGAGATCCACACCCCCCGACTGCTCCTGCGCCGCTGGGACGAGGACGACGACCTCGTCCCCATGGCGGAGATCAACGCGGACCCCGAGGTCATGCGCTGGATCGGCGACGGCTCGGTCCGCGACCTGGAGCGGACCGCCGAGGACATCGAGCGCTGGGAGGAGGAGTGGGACGAGGAGGGCTTCGGCCTCTTCGCCGTCGAGCTCCTGGCCTCCGGCGAGCTGATCGGCTTCGTGGGACTGTCCGTGCCCGGCTTCCTCCCGGAGGTGCTGCCCGCCGTCGAGATCGGCTGGCGGCTCGGCACACCGTTCTGGGGCCAGGGATACGCCTCCGAGGCCGCCCAGGCCGTGCTGGAGTTCGCCCTCACCGACCGCGGCCTCGACCGGGTCATCAGCATCGCCCGGATCGGCAATGACCCCTCCGAGAACGTCATGCGCAAGCTGGGCATGGTCCCGGACCGGGTCACGAAGCACCCGGTGTACGGCCACCCGCTGCGCGTGCACGCGATCGACCTCACGGAGTACCAGGCTTAGGCCTGACCATCACCCACAGCTACTCCCTGTGAGGCGGGTATCACCGGCGGGGAAGGGGTATCCGTTAGCTGTGGTGCGAAGCCTGGGGGTGGAAGAAGAACTTCTACTGGTGGACGCGGGCAGCTGTGAGCCCCGCGCGGTCGCCGGAGCCGTTCTGGACGGCCTCGGCCCGGTCGTCAAGGACGGCCCGGGCGGCGAGCTGGTGGCCGAATTGCAGCAGGAGCAGCTGGAGACCAACACCTCGCCCTGCGAGAACCTCGACGGGCTGCGCAATGAGCTGCGCGGCTGGCGGGGACGGGCATCGGCGCTGGCCAGAACGCAGGGCGTGGAGGTCGCCGCGCTGGCCACCTCGCCGGTCGCGGTGTCGCCGAGGCTGACCTCGGACGATCGCTACCGCTGGATGGCGGAGGCCTTCGGGATCACCGCGCGCGAGCATCTGACCTGCGGCTGCCACATCCACGTCGAGGTCGGCTCGGACGAGGAGGGCGTCGCCGTCATCGACCGGATCCAGCCGTGGCTGGCCCCGCTGCTCGCGCTGAGCGCGAATTCGCCGTTCTGGCAGGGTCAGGACACCGGCTTCGCCGGTTACCGCTACCAGGTCTTCGCGCGGTGGCCCACCGCCGGGCCGCCACAGGCCTTCGGATCCGCCGAGGGCTACCGGCGGGCCGTCTCCGAACTGCTGGCCTCGGGCGTGATGCTCGACGAGGCGATGATGTACTTCGACGCGCGGCTCTCGGCCGCCTACCCGACCGTCGAGGTCCGGGTCTGCGACGTCTGCCCCGACATCGAGGACGCCCTGCTGCTCGCCGCCCTCGTCCGCGCCCTCGTCGTCACCGCCGCCCGCGACTGGACCGCCGGCCGCCCCGCCCCCGACATCGGCATCCCCCTCCTCCAGCTCGCCGCCTGGCGCGCCTGCCGCTCCGGCCTGGACGGCCCGCTCCTGCACCCGCGCACGCAGCGGCCCGCGACCGCCCGCGAGGTGGTCGAGGCCGTCGTGGAGCACACCGAGGCCGCGCTGAAGGAATCCGGCGACCTCGACACCGTACGGGCCGGCATCGACCGGCTGCTCACCGTCGGCACGGGTGCGCAGTGGCAGCGGACGGTGTACGGAGAGCGGGGTCCGACAGCGGTCGTACGGGAAGCGGTCAGCCGCACGCTGCTCTTCTGAGGCGTTCACCCGGGGCCACGGGGCCACGGGGCCACGGCGGCCAGGGCCTTTCTGGGATCATCGGGGCATGGCGTTCACCGAAGAGCTGGCCCGGGACGTGCTCGGCGCCGAAGGGCACCCCGCGGGCACCGCGAAGCTCATCGCGCTCGGCGAGAACGCGGTCTTCGAGCTGGACGGCGGCATCGTCGCCAAGGTCGGCCGCGACGCGGAGCTGCTGGCGCGGGCCGAGCGGGAGACCCGCACCGCCGTCTGGCTCGCCGGGCTGGGCGTGCCGGCGGTCCGGGCGGCCGAGCCCGGCGCCCGGCTGGTGGACGGGCACCCGGTGACGTACTGGCACCGGCTGCCCGAGCCCGTACGCCCCGCCGGGCCCGCCGACCTCGCCGGGCTGCTCCGGATCGTCCACGCCCTCCCGAGGCCCGGCTTCCCACTCCCCCGGCGCGACCTCCTCGGCGGCGTCGAGCGCTGGCTGCGCCTAGCCGGCGACGCCATCGACCCGGCCGACGCGGACTACCTGCGCGCCCGCCGCGACGGCTTCGCCACCGCCGCGGCGGCCCTGAGCCCCCGGCTGCCCTCCGGGCCCATCCACGGCGACGCCCTGCCGCGCAACGTCCACATCGGGCCGGACGGGCCCCTCCTCGTCGACCTGGAGACCTTCTCCGACGACCTGCGCGAGCACGACCTCGTCGTCATGGCCCTGAGCCGGGACCGCTACGGCCTCGGCCCGCAGGCGTACGACGCCTTCACGGACGCCTACGGCTGGGACGTACGGGACTGGGACGGCTGCGCCGTCCTGCGCGGCGCGCGCGAGACGGCCAGCTGCGCCTGGGTCGCCCAGCAGGCCCCTGCGAATCCGGCGGCCCTCGCCGAATTCCGCCGCCGGGTCGCCTCGTTGCGCGACGACGACCCGACGGTGCGCTGGCACACCTTCTGACGACCCGTCCCCCTCCGCTTCCCCCTACGCCGGCGCCCGCAACGGCCAGGCCGTGTCTATCTCGGCCGCCGGGGCGCCGCCCTGACGGGCCAGGAACTTCTGGAAGCCGGCGGCCCAGTCCGCGTACCAGCCGACCTGGGAGCGGTGGAGCTCCCAGAGCTCGCCCGCGCCGGCCTCGGGAAAGCGCTCGGCCAGGGCGATGGCGACCCGGACCGCGGCCAGCGCGTCGGCGGCCGCTTCATGGGCGTCGTCCAGGACGACCCCGTAGAACTGGCAGGCCGCTTCGAGCGTGCGCTTGCCGCGCCGGTAGCGGTCCAGGGAGCGGTCGATGACCAGGGGGTCGACGACGGGCCCGATGTCGCTGCCGAGCCGTTCGTCGAGGGAGGGGAGGCCGTGGCGGCGCAACTCGGCGGCCAGGAGGGTCAGATCGAAAGGCGCGTTGTAGACGACGACGGGCACTCCGGCGGCCCAGTGCGCGGCCAGCGCGTCGGCGATCTCGGCGACGGCCTCGACGGCGGGACGGCCGTCAGCGGCGGCGCGCTCGGTGCTTATGCCGTGAACGGCCGTGGCCTCCTCGGGAATCGGGACGCCTGGGTCGACCAGCCATTCCCGGTGCCGTACCGGCTCGCCGTCCCGGACTTCCGTGACGGCGGCGGTGACGATGCGTGCCGTCAGCGGGTCCGTACCCGTCGTTTCGAGGTCGAAGCCGACCAGCAGATCCCGGTGCCATCCCATGGCGAGCGTCCTTCCTGCGGTTCCCCCGTGTGCTCTGCCATCCTCTCGTGAGGCACTGACAGTCAGGACACCGGCGGTCAGGACACCGGCCGGGAGTCGGCCCAGACGCCTTCGAACTCCTCGCGGTACACCTCGAAGAGGCCGTGCTGCCCGTCGGAGTCGTCGTCCTCCTTGCCCTGGACGAGGTCGCGCGAGCCGCCGCGCAGGATCATCACCGGCGCCTCCATGCCCCGCGCCTTGCGCAGATACGACTGCACGACGGCCAGCCCGTCCGGGCCGTCCCCGTCCACCAGGTAGGCCGTGAAGCGGGGGGTCTCGTCGAAGACCCGGATCTCGAAGGCGGCGGGGTCGCGCAGCCGGGCCCGGACCCGCCGCATGTGCATGATGTTCATCTCGACACTGCGGCTCAGCTCACCGCGCCCGAGGCCGAGTTCGCGCTCGCGCCTGCGCACGGCGCTGCTCGCGGGGTTGAGGAAGAGCAGCCGCACCCGGCAGCCGGATTCGGCGAGCCGGACCAGCCGGCGCCCGGAATAGTTCTGTACGAGGAGATTGAGGCCTATGCCCACGGCGTCGAGCCGCCGGGCTCCGCCGAACAGGTTCTCGGCCGGGAGCTGGCGCTGGAGCCGTACGCGGTCCGGGTAGACGCCGATGACATCGGCGTAGCGGTCGGCGACCAGCTCTTCGACGGCGTCGACCGGCAGCCGGTCGGCGGAGGGGTAGCCGGGGCCGGAGCCCAGGATGTCGAGGAGGCGGGCGGCGGCCCTCTCGGCCTGGTCCAGGACGGTCCGGGACAGGGCGCGGTTGCGGGAGACGACGTGGCGGGCGACTTCCAGCTCGTCCAGCGCCAGTTCCAGTTCCCGGCGCTCGTCGAGGTAGGGCTCGAAGCAGGGCCAGTGCTGGACGACGAGTTCCCGCAGTTGCGGGAGGGTGAGGAAGCTGAGGATGTTGTCGTCGGCGGGGTCGAGGAGGAAGCCCTTGCGGCGGCTGACCTCGCGTACGGCGGCGGCCCGCTGGACCCATTCGTGCCCGGTGGGGCCGGCCGCGGCGACCACCCACTCCTCGCCGTGGACGGGTTCGTAGATGGGGCGCAGGATCGCGTTCACGACGGCACGGAGCCGCTGTTCGACGAGATTGAGCCAGACGTAGGCCCGCGCGGCGCGCCGGGCGCGCGTGCGCACCTCGGCCCAGGCGGCGGAGCCCCAGTCCAGCTCGGCTCCGATCTCCAGTGGCAGCGCCAGGGAGACCGAGGTGGTCGTCCCGTCGTTGATGCCGCTGCCGTGGTCCCCCTGTTCGCCGCCACCGGGGAGTACCAGACCTCCCGACATCACGACTGCACCCGCCTTCCCGCCCCCGTCCACGATCAAGGAAGGGTACTGCGGGGCGGGAGGCGGTGCAGCCGTAACGGGGCTACTTCACTACATGCTTACGGCACGCAGTGGGGTATTCCGTGCCGTCAGTGGCCCTGTCCGTTGCCGCCGGACAGTTCGTCAGGGGTGAGCGGGCTCATGGCCGTGACATCGCGGGGCGCCAGCTGGAAGCCCTGCCAGTGGACCGGCATGGGGGTCTGGTCCTCGTCGCGCGGGATGTGGTGGAAGCCGACATTGACCCACATCACGGGGTGGGTGAGGTTCTCTCCGTTCACCCACTTGTCGACCGATGTTCCGCTTGCGACCGGGCAGGCGGGGTCGCTGTTGCCGCTGGCGAACTGCTCGCAGGCGCGGTACTGGGTGAAGTACACGTCCTTGGAGGTGTAGGCGTGGGCGTCGTAGTGGTCGGAGTGCTGCTGGACGAGCTCCCATGACCTGGGGTGCT is part of the Streptomyces sp. NBC_01262 genome and harbors:
- a CDS encoding GNAT family N-acetyltransferase; its protein translation is MTEIHTPRLLLRRWDEDDDLVPMAEINADPEVMRWIGDGSVRDLERTAEDIERWEEEWDEEGFGLFAVELLASGELIGFVGLSVPGFLPEVLPAVEIGWRLGTPFWGQGYASEAAQAVLEFALTDRGLDRVISIARIGNDPSENVMRKLGMVPDRVTKHPVYGHPLRVHAIDLTEYQA
- a CDS encoding zinc-binding dehydrogenase; translated protein: MLAEYTREALQLLAKGEIRLGITGVLPLDEAAQAHVALESGGSTGKLLLRVGG
- a CDS encoding SAV2148 family HEPN domain-containing protein; amino-acid sequence: MSGGLVLPGGGEQGDHGSGINDGTTTSVSLALPLEIGAELDWGSAAWAEVRTRARRAARAYVWLNLVEQRLRAVVNAILRPIYEPVHGEEWVVAAAGPTGHEWVQRAAAVREVSRRKGFLLDPADDNILSFLTLPQLRELVVQHWPCFEPYLDERRELELALDELEVARHVVSRNRALSRTVLDQAERAAARLLDILGSGPGYPSADRLPVDAVEELVADRYADVIGVYPDRVRLQRQLPAENLFGGARRLDAVGIGLNLLVQNYSGRRLVRLAESGCRVRLLFLNPASSAVRRRERELGLGRGELSRSVEMNIMHMRRVRARLRDPAAFEIRVFDETPRFTAYLVDGDGPDGLAVVQSYLRKARGMEAPVMILRGGSRDLVQGKEDDDSDGQHGLFEVYREEFEGVWADSRPVS
- a CDS encoding exonuclease domain-containing protein; this encodes MGWHRDLLVGFDLETTGTDPLTARIVTAAVTEVRDGEPVRHREWLVDPGVPIPEEATAVHGISTERAAADGRPAVEAVAEIADALAAHWAAGVPVVVYNAPFDLTLLAAELRRHGLPSLDERLGSDIGPVVDPLVIDRSLDRYRRGKRTLEAACQFYGVVLDDAHEAAADALAAVRVAIALAERFPEAGAGELWELHRSQVGWYADWAAGFQKFLARQGGAPAAEIDTAWPLRAPA
- a CDS encoding methyltransferase, which produces MADQPADQPAAQPAALEGVLRILQINEAHICGHMLQLAAELGIADLLAAGPRDAAGLAADTGSDPDALHRLLRFLAGQGIFTEDDAGRFSLTPTGDCLRSDHPQSLLDLLRWSTVVSRTFQDARYSLRTGLPAFPEAFGQPLFEYLRDHPEVGGHFNGAMAGFSRLESAAVTGAYDFSGARVVVDVAGGDGTLLADLLKAHPAAEGVLMEQPHVVVGAARRFEAEGLSARCRVVSGDFFDEIPAAGDLYILKSIIHDWADDDALRILTACRRAMAPGSRLLLIESVVPPGNTPGEAKLRDVVMLTLLGGRERTREEYAQLLGKAGLRLGQVVATRSPLQILEAVPSD
- a CDS encoding carboxylate-amine ligase — its product is MVRSLGVEEELLLVDAGSCEPRAVAGAVLDGLGPVVKDGPGGELVAELQQEQLETNTSPCENLDGLRNELRGWRGRASALARTQGVEVAALATSPVAVSPRLTSDDRYRWMAEAFGITAREHLTCGCHIHVEVGSDEEGVAVIDRIQPWLAPLLALSANSPFWQGQDTGFAGYRYQVFARWPTAGPPQAFGSAEGYRRAVSELLASGVMLDEAMMYFDARLSAAYPTVEVRVCDVCPDIEDALLLAALVRALVVTAARDWTAGRPAPDIGIPLLQLAAWRACRSGLDGPLLHPRTQRPATAREVVEAVVEHTEAALKESGDLDTVRAGIDRLLTVGTGAQWQRTVYGERGPTAVVREAVSRTLLF
- a CDS encoding MMPL family transporter — its product is MYEGDDVARTHGKAGIAAAMGGWSARHRWLAVGGWLLFVVLALAIGSVAGRVDTTDSQEVPGEYGQAVKILDEAGLNDGPAGEIVLVQSTGGTVKATDPAFRTVVGGVITAVKDTGKVTNVQSPYDIDTISADGRSALVRFDMLGDPDTASDRVEPVLAAVRGVQEQHKDLRVEEFGDASSQKIFDDAFGSDFKRAEYSAVPVALGILLIAFGALVAALLPVALAMTAFLATTGLVAVVSHLMPMNDTANSVMLLVGLAVGVDYCLFYVRREREERAAGHDAQTALRIAAATSGRAILVSGVTVIVAMAGMLFTGLADFQAMGLATMMVVAVAMFGSVTVLPAVLSLLGDRVEKGRIPFLNRRKRTPHGQQGQHGQRAQHAPVESRFWRAVLARVLRRPGLSAALAGGVLIAITIPAAGLHTANLSLDQDLGDSFPIVRAYDHINEAFPGGPAPARMVVKADDITSPAVKKAVDAFRTEALAKGATKGPVEVTWHNKENVAEVAIPLVGGSDQDRAEKSLRLLRDTVRPDTLGKVTVAGFSAPIGGDTAASMDFNEKISSSVPPVFAFVVVFAFLLMLMSFRSLTIALTSIALNLLSVGAAYGILTVVFQHGWGAGLVGATGVGAVESWLPLFLFVILFGLSMDYHVFVVSRIREARMRGLTTRGAIEHGIVTTAGVVTSAAVIMVAVFAIFGTLSMQSMKQMGVGLAAAVLIDATVIRGVLLPAVMALLGERNWYLPKWLGWLPDMTHDEALAAPPAPEAPEATRPQAAVRG
- a CDS encoding aminoglycoside phosphotransferase family protein, with amino-acid sequence MAFTEELARDVLGAEGHPAGTAKLIALGENAVFELDGGIVAKVGRDAELLARAERETRTAVWLAGLGVPAVRAAEPGARLVDGHPVTYWHRLPEPVRPAGPADLAGLLRIVHALPRPGFPLPRRDLLGGVERWLRLAGDAIDPADADYLRARRDGFATAAAALSPRLPSGPIHGDALPRNVHIGPDGPLLVDLETFSDDLREHDLVVMALSRDRYGLGPQAYDAFTDAYGWDVRDWDGCAVLRGARETASCAWVAQQAPANPAALAEFRRRVASLRDDDPTVRWHTF